ACTTTACCTTTCATATTTGCGCTCCCGAGCCCCTTGCGCGATTGCTGCTACACGTTGAATCGAAAATTGACGACGTCGCCCTCTTGCATGACGTAATCCCGGCCCTCGCTGCGGACGCGCCCAGCAGCGCGCAGCGCCTCCATCGTCTGGTACTGCACGTAATCGTCGTACGAGATGATCTCGGCCCGAATGAAGCCTCGCTCGATGTCGCTGTGAATCGTTCCAGCCGCCTGAGGCGCCTTCGTCCCCTTGCGAATCGGCCAAGCTCGCGCCTCCTTCTCTCCGGCCGTCAGGAACGTCATGAGCCCCAGCAGCTCGTAGGTCTGGGCCGCGAGCTCGTCGAGGCCGCTGCGCTCGATGCCCAGTTCGCCCCGGAATTCGGCCGCCTCGTCCTCAGAGAGCCCGGCAAGCTCAGCCTCGACCTTGCCGCTCAGGACGACCGTGCGGCCCCTTTCCTCAAGTGCGATCGCCCGCACGATCTCGACGTTGGCCGAATCGCGCCCGATCTGGCCCTCCTCGACGTTGGCGACGAAGAGCACCGGCTTTGCGGTCAGCAGGAATGAGTCGGCCGCCACCTGCGCTTCGAGCGAGTCGGGCGCGAAGGAGCGAGCCGGGCGCGCCTCCTCCAGAGCCTCGGTGAGGCGCTGGGCGGCCGCAAGATACTCGCGCAGCTTGGGATCGGCGCGCACCTCGCGCTCGATCTTCCCAAGCCGCTTCCGCATCGTTGCAAGGTCGGCGAGAGCCAACTCGATCCCGATGATCTCGCAGTCCCGCCGCGGATCGATCGCGCCTTCGACGTGCGTGATCTCGTCGTCCTCAAAACAGCGCACGACCATCGCGATCGCGTTGGTCTCGCGAATGTGGCTCAGGAAGGCGTTGCCGAGCCCCTCGCCGGAGCTGGCGCCGCGCACCAAGCCGGCGATGTCGACGAAGCGTACGGTCGCCGGGACGACGCGCGCGGCGTTCGTGAGGCGTTGCAGGACCGCCAAGCGCGGGTCGGGCACTGCGACCTCTCCCACATTCGGCTCGATCGTTGCGAACGGATAATTTGCCGCAAGGGCCTGGGCCGATCGCGTAAGCGCATTAAAGATTGTGGATTTGCCGACGTTGGGCAAGCCGACGATGCCGCAGGAAAGTGCCATACTCGAGGCCGCGGGTTCGCTGGCCGGCAAGAAATTCCGGCGGAAGTGTCGGATAGGTCGACATGCGCCAAATGAAGGTCGACAAGCTCGGAATCGACCTCCTCACCCACGACCCGGTTGTCATCCTCAAGGACATGGACGGCTCTCACTACCTCCCGATACTGATCGGCCCATTCGAAGCAACGGCGATCGCGCTGGCACTGGAAGGCGCACCGGTTCCCCGCCCGCTCTCGCACGACCTGATGCGCAACATCCTCGAGGGACTCAACGCGAACCTCGAGCAGGTCGTCATTCACGACATCAAAGAGTCGACGTTCTTCGCCAAACTCGTCGTGCGTACGAACGGCGAACTGCAGGAGATCGACGCACGCCCCTCCGACGGCATCGCGCTTGCATTGCGCGTCCCCGCTCCGATCTTCGTCTCCGACAAGATCGTCCTTGAAGAAGCGACCTCGGAGAAAAAGACGGTGAACGAAACCGAAGTGGCGCGCTTTAAGAAATTTCTCGAAGACCTAAAGCCTTCCGACTTCAACCGCTGAGGCACTGCTTAGGAGCCTAGAGTTCGAACGTTCTCCAGTCGTACGAGCTGAAGCCGTTGGCCACGTCCTCCCAGCCGATACGGTAGGCGTTGTAGATGCCGTCGGTGTCGTCGAAGCCGACGACGGCGACCGGCAGCGTCTTTTTCGGTCGGATGTAACGAAGGCTGGTGGCGGGGACGTTCTCGATGAAGGCTTCCAAGAGAGCGTTGTTCTGCGTCGCCGTCGCGCGCTGCGCGGGCGAGAGCCGCGCGAAGGCGCTCTTCCCGAGCGATTGGAAGTACGAGTTGCGCATCTCCATCTCGAAGATCTTGCGCTGCATCGTCCCGTACGCGGCAAAAGCGATCTCGACCGCGTCGTCGTAGCTTTCCTCCGGCTCAAACGGGGGATCGAGTAAGACGATGTCCGCGCCCTGCGCCACCGCGTGCGCGATTCCGACCGGCGAGTTACTCGCGACGCCGCCGTCGCAGTACGCGTTCAACGTGCCGTCGGGTCCCGGCATCGAAACGGGATCGAAGGCGATCGGAATCGCGATCGAGGCGAAGAGTGCGCGGTGTAAAATGTCGGGCGTCGCCTCCCGTACGATGGTTTGCTCTCCTAGAAGGGCGTGCAGCGCATGCGTGACCCGTGCCGGAAGCTCTTTGCGGGCTTGCGGGCGGACATAAAAGTATTCCGGACGCTGATGCGTCAAGTTCGTTACGGCCCAGATCAGCGGCGCGACCAGCGGCGTCGAGGGATCGACGTGGCTCGAGATCCAGTCGTAAGCGGGATCAGTCTGCAACACGGCGCGCTGATTGCGCACGAGGCCGGTTAGACTAACGACGGAGGCGACACGATTGAGGACGCCGCTCTCCGGATCGCGCAGCGACGCGTACTGCGGCTTTGGACGGAGGACGTTATCTCTGCTGACGGTGAACCACAGCTCCTGCAGCTTCGTGTACTGAGCGGCGGCGACCATCCACCCGTTGAGCGCACCGATCGACGTTCCGCAGACGACTTCATAGGGCGCGAGCGGCTGTCCGTCGCTCACGTGCTGCTGCGCGACGAGGGCTCCGACGATGCCGGCCTCATAGGCGCCGCGCGCGCCTCCGCCGCTGAAGA
The nucleotide sequence above comes from Candidatus Cybelea sp.. Encoded proteins:
- the ychF gene encoding redox-regulated ATPase YchF, yielding MALSCGIVGLPNVGKSTIFNALTRSAQALAANYPFATIEPNVGEVAVPDPRLAVLQRLTNAARVVPATVRFVDIAGLVRGASSGEGLGNAFLSHIRETNAIAMVVRCFEDDEITHVEGAIDPRRDCEIIGIELALADLATMRKRLGKIEREVRADPKLREYLAAAQRLTEALEEARPARSFAPDSLEAQVAADSFLLTAKPVLFVANVEEGQIGRDSANVEIVRAIALEERGRTVVLSGKVEAELAGLSEDEAAEFRGELGIERSGLDELAAQTYELLGLMTFLTAGEKEARAWPIRKGTKAPQAAGTIHSDIERGFIRAEIISYDDYVQYQTMEALRAAGRVRSEGRDYVMQEGDVVNFRFNV
- a CDS encoding bifunctional nuclease family protein is translated as MRQMKVDKLGIDLLTHDPVVILKDMDGSHYLPILIGPFEATAIALALEGAPVPRPLSHDLMRNILEGLNANLEQVVIHDIKESTFFAKLVVRTNGELQEIDARPSDGIALALRVPAPIFVSDKIVLEEATSEKKTVNETEVARFKKFLEDLKPSDFNR
- a CDS encoding patatin-like phospholipase family protein is translated as MIDRRRFLLAAGASAVAPALLGASPEVETPVRPLQRALVFSGGGARGAYEAGIVGALVAQQHVSDGQPLAPYEVVCGTSIGALNGWMVAAAQYTKLQELWFTVSRDNVLRPKPQYASLRDPESGVLNRVASVVSLTGLVRNQRAVLQTDPAYDWISSHVDPSTPLVAPLIWAVTNLTHQRPEYFYVRPQARKELPARVTHALHALLGEQTIVREATPDILHRALFASIAIPIAFDPVSMPGPDGTLNAYCDGGVASNSPVGIAHAVAQGADIVLLDPPFEPEESYDDAVEIAFAAYGTMQRKIFEMEMRNSYFQSLGKSAFARLSPAQRATATQNNALLEAFIENVPATSLRYIRPKKTLPVAVVGFDDTDGIYNAYRIGWEDVANGFSSYDWRTFEL